One window from the genome of Terrimicrobium sacchariphilum encodes:
- a CDS encoding PulJ/GspJ family protein: protein MEIRRHSRAGFTIIEMLVAVAVFTMLLVLITMLFKNASALVTANSRRLDADTQARQLLDRLAVDLAQMLKRDDVDYFMKSSMSPQSGNDQMAFFSEVPGYFSSSSSSQSPMSLVAYRVNDSASSGRLHSVERLGKGLEWGGTSGSGGKMAFLPLTIKGLWPQAANNSADDDYEQLGTDIFRFEYFYLLQDGTLSTDFPKSINDVAGICVVVAVIDPKSRAIVSDDRLATLAGRMADFDNSMKTGELEKKWRDAIDTSDLPKAALSSVRVYGRTFYLNPLAL from the coding sequence GTGGAAATCCGACGCCACTCCCGGGCGGGATTTACCATCATTGAGATGCTCGTGGCGGTGGCGGTCTTTACCATGCTGCTCGTTCTCATAACGATGCTTTTCAAGAACGCGAGCGCCTTGGTCACGGCCAACAGCCGGCGGCTCGATGCCGATACGCAGGCCCGGCAGCTCCTTGACCGGCTGGCAGTGGACCTTGCCCAGATGCTCAAGCGGGACGATGTCGACTATTTCATGAAGTCCTCGATGTCTCCGCAGAGCGGCAATGACCAGATGGCTTTCTTTAGCGAGGTACCCGGGTATTTCTCCAGCTCTTCAAGCAGCCAGAGTCCGATGTCTCTGGTGGCCTATCGCGTGAATGACTCGGCGTCCTCCGGTCGGCTTCATAGCGTGGAGCGTCTCGGCAAGGGGCTGGAGTGGGGCGGAACGAGCGGCTCCGGAGGCAAGATGGCGTTTCTTCCCCTGACCATCAAGGGACTCTGGCCCCAGGCAGCCAACAACTCGGCCGATGACGACTACGAGCAACTCGGGACGGACATCTTTCGATTTGAGTATTTTTACCTTCTGCAAGACGGCACGCTTTCGACGGACTTTCCCAAGTCGATCAACGATGTTGCCGGCATCTGTGTCGTCGTTGCGGTGATCGATCCGAAATCGCGTGCCATTGTGAGCGATGACCGACTCGCGACGCTGGCTGGGCGCATGGCCGACTTTGACAACAGCATGAAGACCGGCGAACTGGAGAAAAAGTGGCGTGACGCCATAGACACCAGCGATCTTCCCAAGGCGGCGCTCTCATCCGTGAGGGTGTACGGGCGGACGTTTTATCTCAACCCGCTGGCTCTATGA
- a CDS encoding pilus assembly PilX family protein, giving the protein MTYPRSRFAARRGGMALVIVLAFVVLLSGLVLAYISHSMLTRKMSDSSLGDTRARQLAESSLEVIVSDLKQEIANGSTTNTYGTNIVYLPSSNAYIVPMRSGNPTVSGTNDPIPNLIRRSVRSDVIASPGVPSRASAVNSATDPSRNGRFISPARWNKHYLIPRSDKGNSVDTTPNVSANFTAPDWVYVTTNGPAVLNAPNTSVIGRYAYAIYDEGGLLDANVAGYPSASEVRKTAASGAATGVWGTGNKGGSAAADLTVLGLKQQEIDQIVGWRTFASSRPSGALPGLTFDEGAAKRYYDLWKAHPYAFLKVPRVSASSTDQVFTSRQSLLEFRKLVGFSQDALQYLGTFSRDLEQPAFIPNPNRPKVQANWNNNSTYGTGNDAFGADRDTTPESDINPPFPQVRVTKSFTRRDGTMAVVGEPLVKKRFALSRLGEILRTATASKSDSDSIYRDFGIYRGAATEPWQYGHGDDSGILRLDKVAAQGREPDFFELLKAAINVGSLGKSAAQPGWNQTGTYSELQHSGRDIYTNLQILQIGANIIDQADNDGYPTRIAFAGDSTKEVRGVESLPYLYRLRVRYAPQTDMPAAGGAPASYPASMLVNPEVWNPHATDAPSDAPTDFRIHATSALGAGVPTSSTLAYKDGTTTVVPIDWDSAGNLTFRTGGSLYREPTVLVKPGIPSGSGLSGPSRADALSGLNLTGLVAFDFQRKKGASDVDKGFLGLPDSGPVIIYLEYKDGASYRIYDQMIVQWSGATFSPKEESTATYPNPPKSWVNYPSKLVKVEFERNDPRTSRWGVSAWDLLGLMAPTDPTNMIFPSNWAGLDQPPRGPKTGVPSDKGFVNVFGSGVAPSNYNNNDLYPNNDSSFRGFKQGYWTMNTVRDQRGFYGVSDQAFYNRDPDGIVRRAMGGYSSDTASGGSTSTSQGLPMITGNKASRPVILNRPFRSVAELGYTFRDTPWKNLDFSFPESGDAALLDVFCVDEVNNDSSLIAGKVNLNTRQMPVLKALLAGSIVDELSSTPTVLGEAVAESIASKLIERTTSKDTDKGPLAARGELVGRWKGTGASPATSPNKDPDALYSGFSLDVGTVSGMKGTDAAFITAQREAAVRALADSGTTRVWNLLIDVVAQAGRFAPGQSSLSGFYVEGEKRYWLHIAIDRFTGKVLDKQLEVVTE; this is encoded by the coding sequence ATGACTTACCCGCGTTCCAGATTTGCCGCCCGGCGCGGAGGCATGGCTCTGGTCATCGTCCTGGCCTTTGTCGTTTTGCTTTCCGGTCTCGTGCTGGCGTACATTTCGCACTCCATGCTGACGCGGAAGATGTCCGACAGCAGCCTGGGCGACACGCGTGCGCGCCAACTTGCAGAAAGTTCGCTGGAGGTAATCGTTTCGGATCTCAAGCAGGAGATTGCCAATGGCTCTACGACGAACACCTACGGTACAAATATCGTCTATCTGCCTTCTTCCAACGCCTACATCGTGCCGATGCGAAGCGGCAACCCGACGGTCAGCGGCACCAACGATCCCATCCCCAATCTCATTCGCCGTAGCGTGCGCTCCGATGTCATTGCCTCTCCCGGGGTGCCTAGCCGGGCATCGGCTGTCAACTCCGCCACAGACCCCTCTCGCAATGGGCGCTTTATCAGCCCGGCCCGCTGGAACAAGCATTACCTGATCCCGCGATCGGACAAGGGAAACAGTGTCGATACCACTCCCAATGTGTCGGCAAATTTCACTGCTCCAGACTGGGTCTATGTGACGACCAACGGTCCTGCCGTGCTCAACGCTCCCAATACCAGTGTGATCGGGCGCTACGCCTATGCCATCTATGATGAGGGCGGTCTGCTGGATGCAAATGTCGCAGGCTATCCATCGGCCTCTGAAGTGCGAAAGACCGCAGCCAGCGGGGCGGCTACGGGAGTATGGGGTACCGGAAACAAGGGAGGTTCCGCGGCCGCCGATCTCACCGTCCTGGGCCTGAAACAACAGGAGATCGACCAGATCGTCGGGTGGCGGACCTTTGCCAGCAGTCGTCCCTCTGGAGCGTTGCCGGGACTGACCTTCGACGAGGGCGCGGCGAAGCGGTACTACGACCTTTGGAAGGCCCATCCCTATGCGTTCCTGAAAGTTCCCCGGGTCTCTGCATCGTCTACGGATCAGGTTTTCACCAGCCGACAGTCGCTGCTGGAGTTTCGCAAGCTCGTGGGATTCTCGCAGGATGCGCTGCAGTATCTGGGCACGTTTTCCCGGGACCTTGAGCAACCTGCATTCATCCCCAATCCCAATCGCCCAAAGGTTCAGGCGAACTGGAACAACAACAGCACCTACGGCACCGGAAATGACGCCTTTGGCGCGGATCGAGACACGACTCCGGAGTCGGACATCAATCCTCCATTTCCCCAGGTGAGGGTCACAAAGTCGTTCACGCGACGGGATGGCACCATGGCGGTGGTCGGAGAGCCATTGGTGAAAAAACGGTTCGCCCTGAGCCGTCTCGGCGAGATTCTCCGAACAGCCACAGCCTCGAAAAGTGACAGTGATTCGATCTATCGCGACTTTGGCATCTACCGCGGCGCGGCTACCGAACCCTGGCAATACGGCCATGGCGACGACTCGGGGATCTTGCGGCTGGATAAGGTGGCCGCCCAGGGGCGCGAACCGGATTTCTTTGAGTTGCTCAAGGCAGCCATCAATGTCGGCAGCCTCGGCAAGAGCGCAGCTCAGCCCGGCTGGAACCAGACGGGCACCTACAGCGAGTTGCAGCACTCCGGTCGCGATATTTATACGAATCTTCAGATCCTTCAGATTGGTGCCAACATCATCGATCAGGCAGATAATGACGGCTATCCGACGCGTATTGCCTTTGCCGGAGATTCGACCAAGGAAGTGCGCGGGGTCGAGTCGTTGCCCTATCTATATCGGTTGCGCGTCCGTTATGCGCCTCAGACGGATATGCCTGCGGCTGGCGGAGCGCCGGCCTCGTATCCGGCTTCCATGCTGGTTAATCCGGAAGTGTGGAACCCGCACGCGACCGACGCCCCATCGGATGCCCCGACAGATTTTCGCATCCATGCGACCAGCGCCCTCGGGGCAGGAGTACCGACCTCGTCCACGCTCGCCTACAAGGATGGGACGACGACGGTCGTCCCGATCGATTGGGACTCTGCCGGCAATCTCACCTTTCGCACGGGTGGCAGTCTCTACCGGGAACCCACCGTGCTGGTTAAGCCCGGCATTCCTTCCGGCAGCGGACTCTCTGGACCAAGCCGGGCGGATGCCCTCTCGGGCTTGAACCTCACGGGACTGGTGGCCTTTGATTTCCAGCGCAAGAAGGGAGCCTCCGATGTCGACAAGGGGTTCCTCGGGCTGCCGGACTCCGGCCCCGTCATTATCTACCTGGAATACAAGGATGGGGCGTCTTATCGCATATACGACCAGATGATCGTTCAATGGAGCGGAGCCACGTTCTCGCCCAAGGAGGAAAGCACCGCGACGTATCCGAATCCTCCGAAAAGCTGGGTGAACTACCCCTCCAAGCTCGTGAAGGTTGAGTTTGAGCGCAATGATCCCCGTACCTCGCGCTGGGGGGTTAGCGCATGGGACCTGCTCGGGCTCATGGCTCCTACGGACCCCACCAACATGATCTTCCCGTCGAATTGGGCTGGCCTCGACCAGCCACCGCGCGGCCCGAAGACGGGCGTCCCATCGGACAAGGGATTTGTCAATGTATTCGGCTCCGGAGTGGCTCCTTCAAACTACAATAACAACGACCTTTATCCCAATAATGATTCGAGTTTCCGTGGGTTCAAGCAAGGGTACTGGACGATGAACACGGTGCGCGACCAGAGGGGATTCTACGGCGTGAGCGACCAGGCATTTTATAATCGAGACCCGGACGGCATCGTGCGCAGGGCGATGGGCGGGTATAGCTCCGATACTGCCTCGGGCGGTTCGACGAGCACCTCCCAGGGGTTGCCTATGATCACTGGCAACAAGGCAAGCCGTCCCGTGATTCTTAACCGCCCGTTTCGCTCTGTGGCGGAACTCGGCTATACCTTTCGCGACACGCCGTGGAAGAACCTGGATTTCTCCTTCCCGGAAAGCGGGGATGCAGCGCTGCTCGACGTCTTTTGCGTGGATGAAGTCAATAACGACAGCTCTCTGATCGCCGGAAAGGTGAACCTGAATACCCGCCAGATGCCTGTGCTGAAAGCGCTGCTGGCCGGATCGATCGTGGATGAATTGTCGTCGACTCCCACGGTTCTCGGTGAAGCCGTGGCGGAGTCCATCGCCAGCAAGCTCATTGAGCGCACCACATCCAAGGATACTGACAAGGGACCGCTCGCCGCCCGAGGGGAGCTCGTCGGGCGTTGGAAGGGCACGGGAGCCAGCCCTGCGACCTCTCCAAACAAGGACCCCGATGCTCTCTACTCGGGATTCTCCCTTGATGTAGGCACCGTGAGCGGGATGAAGGGCACTGATGCCGCTTTCATCACCGCGCAGCGCGAGGCCGCCGTCCGGGCGCTGGCGGATTCTGGCACCACCCGGGTATGGAACCTGCTCATCGATGTGGTGGCCCAGGCCGGTCGGTTCGCGCCCGGGCAATCCAGCCTCAGCGGATTCTACGTCGAGGGTGAGAAACGTTACTGGCTGCACATCGCCATCGATCGGTTCACCGGAAAGGTTTTGGACAAGCAACTGGAGGTCGTGACGGAATGA
- a CDS encoding alpha-mannosidase produces MLPDNPFLQLVLPRAHSVLDRIQSLIWIRAANVECEFGGSFRDAISFEHAAGLPYEKIVLPFYWGGIFDRGWFRVRVPEGCVRPLYLHWRDQGEGTLYIDGVPYYGFDVAHRRCRLPEGVTEFHVEGLCLQSAIWHPEATGLDARGSALTVAEVCHRDDLAWEVYHDTRVLLDLAIEEAKAANPFEAPKLVGAGYRPVLNSIPVLYRRMLRALDDVFNAFDRGGLAGARNALKSAYELLSGQKETIRAVLTGHAHIDLVWLWPERGSEYKAVHTFSTMTRLMDMYPEFIFGYSQPASYDAVERLSPALMERVRDRMGEGRWEAVGATEVESDTQMACGEALARSFLLGQDGFRRLQGRPSPVLWLPDVFGYSGCLPQIMRQTGVPYFFTTKLTWSNINLFPYSSFVWKGIDGSEVLVHVTQDNGYNQVASAEELRRGARAYRQSDVHDEFLAPTGYGDGGGGVTEEMCERVRRFQVLAGTPHVGWGRIEDYFERLDEVRPRLPVYQGELYLEYHRGVFTTHGNLKAVFRQCERALQIWEAARVAMGGGELEAHYWRRMVMAQFHDYIPGSSIWEVYEEGLPELAAIAERAVASAADELHSGPEPALFNPLPVSRTVIVHDQGDEQKAYRLPPLSGSSLQTLPEVFVSEYAVSVTATSLQSSRVSAGFDGRGRVTSLAFNDRDVAIASPLGALVIYPDHPSDFDAWDIDRQTLNLGAEISATGKPRVSLSELEAGIEFTLALGERSTGVVRYRVDAFQPVLHIEYDIDWQEEEKLLRVNFPTEYAGRMARFGTPFGSILRSQQPGESRDEAMFETPASRWAIVSDDGEAEGLGLVTESKYGFSCRAGTLGVSLVRSPRVTGGEPEPKQKMFPASLRHGGARAAFTDQGRHVIRMALCFQAPDLAREDLAPVLADTLYTDVVPYRGGAVTSGFLGLEGGESLVPCWAKPARSVSSGWVLRLHETLGRRGRAKVRLAEGYQAVRTDLTEAVADGVPVTHVSFGPYEIISLLVERK; encoded by the coding sequence GTGTTACCTGATAATCCCTTCCTTCAGCTGGTTCTCCCCCGGGCGCATTCTGTGCTCGACCGCATTCAGTCCTTGATCTGGATTCGTGCGGCTAACGTGGAGTGCGAGTTTGGAGGATCTTTTCGCGATGCGATTTCTTTCGAGCATGCCGCGGGCCTTCCTTATGAAAAAATAGTCCTGCCCTTTTATTGGGGCGGGATTTTTGACAGAGGGTGGTTCCGGGTGCGGGTGCCGGAAGGCTGCGTGCGGCCGCTCTACCTGCACTGGAGGGATCAGGGCGAGGGAACTTTATATATCGATGGCGTGCCCTACTACGGGTTTGACGTGGCTCATCGTCGCTGCCGGCTGCCGGAGGGGGTGACGGAGTTTCATGTGGAGGGCCTTTGCCTCCAGAGCGCGATCTGGCACCCGGAGGCGACCGGCCTCGATGCCCGGGGGAGCGCGCTCACCGTGGCCGAGGTATGCCATCGCGATGATCTGGCCTGGGAGGTGTATCATGATACCCGCGTGCTCCTGGATCTCGCCATTGAGGAAGCCAAGGCGGCCAATCCCTTTGAAGCTCCGAAGCTCGTGGGTGCTGGGTATCGCCCGGTGCTGAATTCCATCCCGGTGCTCTATCGACGGATGCTGCGAGCGCTGGATGATGTGTTCAACGCCTTCGATCGCGGCGGGTTGGCAGGGGCCAGGAACGCGTTGAAATCCGCCTATGAACTGCTTTCGGGGCAGAAGGAAACCATCCGTGCCGTGCTCACCGGGCATGCTCATATCGATCTCGTCTGGCTCTGGCCCGAGCGGGGCAGTGAATACAAGGCGGTGCATACCTTCTCGACCATGACGCGGCTCATGGACATGTATCCGGAGTTTATCTTCGGGTATTCACAGCCCGCCAGCTACGATGCGGTGGAGCGGCTCAGCCCGGCCCTTATGGAGCGGGTGCGCGACCGCATGGGCGAGGGACGCTGGGAGGCGGTGGGGGCGACCGAGGTCGAGTCCGATACCCAGATGGCCTGCGGCGAGGCCCTGGCTCGCAGTTTCCTTCTTGGCCAGGATGGATTTCGTCGCCTGCAGGGCCGCCCGTCCCCCGTGCTGTGGCTGCCAGATGTCTTTGGCTATAGCGGATGTCTGCCCCAGATCATGAGGCAGACAGGCGTGCCGTATTTCTTCACGACCAAACTTACCTGGTCAAACATCAACCTGTTTCCCTACAGCAGCTTTGTGTGGAAGGGCATCGATGGATCGGAAGTTCTCGTCCACGTCACCCAGGACAATGGCTACAACCAGGTGGCGTCTGCCGAGGAGCTGCGGCGGGGAGCGAGAGCCTATCGCCAGTCCGACGTCCATGACGAATTTCTCGCCCCTACCGGCTATGGGGACGGAGGAGGCGGTGTCACCGAGGAAATGTGCGAGAGGGTGCGTCGATTTCAAGTGCTGGCCGGGACTCCTCATGTCGGCTGGGGCCGTATTGAGGATTACTTTGAGCGTCTTGATGAGGTGCGCCCGAGATTGCCCGTTTATCAAGGTGAGCTTTATCTCGAGTATCACCGCGGTGTGTTTACCACGCACGGCAATCTCAAGGCGGTTTTCCGCCAGTGCGAGCGCGCTCTGCAAATCTGGGAGGCTGCTCGCGTGGCCATGGGAGGCGGGGAGCTTGAAGCTCACTACTGGCGCCGCATGGTCATGGCCCAGTTTCATGACTACATCCCGGGCAGTTCGATCTGGGAGGTGTATGAGGAGGGACTGCCCGAGCTAGCGGCCATCGCGGAAAGGGCCGTTGCATCGGCGGCTGATGAACTCCACTCCGGGCCGGAACCAGCGCTTTTCAACCCGCTTCCAGTCAGTCGCACGGTCATCGTACATGACCAGGGCGATGAGCAAAAGGCGTATCGACTCCCCCCTCTCTCGGGATCATCGTTGCAGACACTGCCGGAGGTTTTCGTTTCCGAGTACGCTGTCTCCGTCACCGCTACCTCGCTGCAGAGCAGCCGCGTCTCCGCTGGCTTCGATGGTCGGGGGCGGGTGACTTCTCTGGCGTTCAATGATCGGGACGTTGCTATTGCCTCTCCCCTCGGCGCCCTGGTTATTTACCCTGATCATCCATCGGATTTCGACGCCTGGGATATTGATAGACAGACCCTCAATCTTGGCGCGGAGATTTCCGCGACGGGGAAGCCGCGAGTGTCGCTCTCCGAACTGGAGGCGGGAATCGAGTTCACCCTCGCACTTGGCGAACGCAGCACGGGAGTTGTGCGTTATCGGGTCGATGCCTTTCAGCCGGTGCTCCATATCGAGTACGACATCGACTGGCAGGAGGAGGAAAAACTCTTGCGGGTGAATTTCCCGACAGAGTACGCCGGGCGCATGGCGCGCTTTGGCACTCCGTTTGGCAGCATCCTGCGCAGCCAGCAGCCGGGCGAGTCTCGCGATGAGGCGATGTTTGAAACACCGGCCAGCCGGTGGGCGATTGTCTCGGATGATGGTGAGGCGGAGGGCCTCGGGTTGGTTACGGAGTCCAAGTACGGCTTTTCCTGCCGTGCGGGCACGCTGGGGGTTTCCCTGGTGCGCTCGCCGCGCGTGACGGGCGGGGAACCCGAGCCAAAGCAAAAGATGTTTCCCGCCTCGCTGCGCCATGGCGGAGCAAGGGCCGCATTCACCGACCAGGGGCGGCATGTCATTCGGATGGCCCTCTGTTTCCAAGCCCCCGACCTGGCCCGGGAAGACCTGGCGCCGGTCCTCGCAGATACACTGTACACCGACGTTGTGCCCTATCGCGGTGGCGCGGTGACCTCGGGGTTCCTTGGTCTTGAGGGAGGCGAAAGCCTGGTTCCCTGCTGGGCAAAGCCGGCAAGGTCCGTCTCGTCGGGATGGGTCCTGCGCCTGCATGAAACGCTGGGCCGACGCGGGCGGGCCAAGGTGCGTTTGGCCGAGGGCTATCAGGCCGTCCGCACCGACCTGACCGAGGCCGTGGCGGATGGTGTCCCGGTCACTCACGTTTCTTTCGGTCCCTACGAGATCATCAGTCTTTTAGTTGAACGCAAGTAA
- a CDS encoding carbohydrate binding domain-containing protein yields the protein MKTLKMTASLRFLRAAALSGLVMLAASSTYSQTILNPGFEEGLSDWIPRMDRNMSTASAEAAHSGSFGLRIVDQDEKQGSGLLSLTTDAEAGKKYELSFWYRTTSGEGSVQVSLFFVNQDGKPLQKKPPTVLTDKSPEWKRFSVVAVAPEGTSGMFIQIHSVNAGTVVADLDDFELKEVAN from the coding sequence ATGAAAACCCTGAAAATGACTGCATCGCTCCGCTTCCTGCGAGCCGCGGCCTTGAGCGGTCTGGTGATGCTCGCCGCCTCATCGACCTACTCCCAGACAATCCTGAATCCAGGATTCGAGGAAGGGCTGAGCGATTGGATTCCCCGGATGGATCGTAACATGAGCACCGCATCAGCCGAGGCCGCGCACAGCGGATCGTTCGGCCTGCGCATCGTGGATCAGGATGAAAAGCAAGGCAGCGGACTACTTTCCCTGACCACGGATGCGGAAGCCGGGAAAAAATACGAACTCTCCTTCTGGTATCGCACGACGTCGGGGGAGGGAAGTGTCCAGGTCTCATTATTCTTTGTCAACCAGGACGGAAAGCCCCTCCAGAAAAAGCCACCGACTGTGCTGACGGACAAATCTCCGGAGTGGAAGCGCTTTTCTGTTGTCGCTGTCGCCCCGGAGGGAACGAGCGGGATGTTCATCCAGATTCACTCGGTCAATGCGGGAACGGTCGTGGCCGATCTGGACGACTTCGAGCTAAAGGAAGTGGCTAACTAG
- a CDS encoding hydroxyacid dehydrogenase, whose protein sequence is MNAAVFTNGVPWYPGDIVQYVYGEERLRKIAGMFSLHPTIITEENFAAHAKYLRDVEAIFSCWGAFAPTPEQFQQMPRLRSLFHAGGSLRAIAEPFLKRGVTICTAVEANAVPVAEFCLGQILLSCKGAYRNTSYCRQGSWAGQNPPIGRGAYGETVALIGIGAISRHLLRLLAHFDLRVIAVCEYLTPAQAREIGIDALVDIETAFREAYVISNQLADTPANACVLQEPHFASMREGATFINTGRGAQVDEPGMLAVLRRRSDLTALLDVQAIEPPLPGSDLYTLPNVFITSHIAGSANDEVRRMADYVIRDAEHFLRGEPMPGWLDPKMFLSRA, encoded by the coding sequence TTGAACGCAGCGGTCTTTACCAACGGGGTGCCCTGGTATCCCGGCGACATCGTTCAGTACGTGTACGGCGAGGAGCGATTGCGCAAGATCGCTGGGATGTTTTCTCTCCATCCCACCATCATTACGGAGGAAAATTTTGCTGCTCACGCAAAGTACCTGCGGGATGTGGAGGCCATCTTCTCCTGCTGGGGTGCCTTTGCGCCCACTCCGGAGCAGTTTCAGCAGATGCCCCGCCTGCGCAGTCTTTTTCATGCCGGGGGATCGCTGCGTGCGATCGCAGAACCCTTCCTCAAGCGTGGAGTGACGATTTGCACGGCGGTGGAAGCCAACGCCGTACCGGTGGCGGAGTTTTGCCTCGGGCAGATCCTGCTCTCATGCAAAGGCGCTTACCGTAACACGAGCTACTGTCGGCAAGGCTCCTGGGCCGGGCAGAATCCGCCTATCGGCCGGGGCGCATACGGGGAGACTGTGGCTCTTATCGGCATCGGGGCCATCAGCCGGCACCTCCTTCGGCTACTCGCGCATTTCGATCTCAGAGTGATCGCTGTTTGCGAGTACCTTACGCCCGCGCAGGCCCGAGAGATCGGCATCGACGCGCTGGTGGACATCGAAACAGCATTTCGCGAAGCCTATGTGATCAGCAACCAACTCGCGGATACCCCGGCAAATGCCTGCGTCCTGCAGGAACCCCACTTTGCCTCGATGCGGGAGGGCGCGACCTTTATCAACACTGGACGTGGCGCTCAAGTCGACGAACCTGGCATGCTGGCTGTCCTCCGCCGTCGCTCCGACCTGACAGCGCTTCTCGACGTCCAGGCCATCGAACCACCTCTGCCCGGCAGCGACCTGTACACGCTGCCCAATGTCTTCATCACCAGTCATATCGCCGGGAGTGCCAATGATGAGGTGCGCAGAATGGCCGACTATGTGATCCGCGACGCAGAGCATTTTCTGAGAGGCGAGCCGATGCCGGGATGGCTCGATCCGAAAATGTTCCTCAGCCGTGCCTGA
- a CDS encoding LacI family DNA-binding transcriptional regulator: MHSPVTVRDIARACGIHFTTVALALRNSPRVAEKTRDRVVKIANHMGYRPNPLVATLMAQKRAQRQPSHSSVLAYISYPSLDVKDPSIFEKQYLEGARERCLEMGYRLETFHLYSGDLNATRLAQILRTRAIPGLLLGPWRRGKGHLPRPLHGFASVALCNSLVQPGLHRVRHNQCRGSQLACRQLRRKGYRRIGLVLTTHMDRQLDRFWTAGYLSFHENLPAVSRPAPLYLPQNSFPANILSDWVLREKPDVILTMHLQVRQWLERNAASLTHKVDIATLDHSPEWGDCPGIFQNPSAQGKEAVSFLVGQIQNNQHGLPSQPLTLMLDGEWVDPGSHGPGRSPLPSSSRQQQ; encoded by the coding sequence ATGCATTCACCGGTGACCGTGCGAGATATCGCCCGCGCCTGCGGAATCCATTTTACCACGGTGGCCCTTGCGCTGCGGAACTCCCCGAGAGTTGCGGAAAAAACCCGAGACCGGGTCGTGAAGATCGCGAACCATATGGGGTATCGTCCGAATCCCCTGGTCGCCACATTAATGGCGCAAAAGCGCGCTCAACGCCAACCCAGCCATTCCTCCGTGCTGGCGTACATCTCGTATCCGTCCCTGGATGTTAAGGACCCGTCCATCTTCGAAAAGCAGTATCTGGAGGGAGCTCGGGAACGCTGTCTCGAAATGGGCTATCGGCTGGAGACCTTTCACCTCTATTCCGGGGATCTGAATGCCACCCGGCTCGCTCAGATCCTTCGGACCCGGGCCATTCCGGGGCTATTGCTGGGTCCATGGCGACGTGGCAAGGGGCATCTGCCCCGTCCTTTGCACGGTTTTGCTTCCGTGGCGCTTTGTAATTCGCTCGTACAGCCGGGACTTCATCGTGTGAGGCACAACCAATGTCGCGGCAGCCAGCTGGCCTGTCGCCAGCTACGGCGAAAAGGATACCGCAGGATCGGTCTGGTGCTGACCACCCATATGGACCGGCAACTCGATCGCTTTTGGACCGCCGGGTATCTCTCCTTTCACGAGAACCTGCCGGCTGTATCACGTCCCGCTCCACTCTATTTGCCGCAAAACTCCTTCCCTGCCAACATTCTGTCCGACTGGGTTCTCCGGGAGAAACCAGACGTGATCCTAACCATGCACCTACAGGTCAGGCAATGGCTCGAGCGCAACGCGGCGAGCCTGACACATAAGGTGGATATCGCGACGCTCGATCACAGCCCCGAATGGGGCGACTGCCCGGGCATCTTTCAGAATCCGTCAGCCCAGGGAAAAGAAGCTGTCTCCTTTCTCGTCGGCCAGATCCAGAACAACCAGCACGGCCTCCCCTCGCAGCCCCTCACTCTCATGCTGGATGGCGAATGGGTGGATCCTGGCTCACATGGTCCGGGCCGGTCGCCACTCCCATCCTCGTCTCGTCAGCAGCAATGA